One Anopheles marshallii chromosome 3, idAnoMarsDA_429_01, whole genome shotgun sequence genomic region harbors:
- the LOC128715168 gene encoding polycomb protein eed produces the protein MKLARKDEAANNTQGDVSDEEDDDIHETSSMGSTCTDNTSNGSESQINRKKRKRSKKKSAKVMKPIFKFSCFVKEDHGQSLFGCLFNYNLKNGELPTFATVGSNRVTIYQCEHDGKITLKQCYADPDTEEVFYTCAWSHDVETGNPLLAAGGLRGVLRVFNTASLEGHKYYIGHGHAINEVKFHPKEPYLLMSASKDHSLRLWNTKTDICIAVFGGVEGHRDEVLSFDFDILGTRIMSCGMDHSLKMWRLDTETMKKAIQNSYTFNEAKNLSRFPSVNEHFPVFSTRDIHRNYVDCVRWMGDFVLSKSCQNTIVCWKPGRLEDVEVKNNETNTTVITTLEYSECIIWFVRFSLDYWQKYLALGNQTGRIYIWELDTDDPVHPRCSTLFHPKCTTPIRQTAFSRSGNILICVCDDGTVWRWDKINNN, from the exons ATGAAACTCGCTCGGAAGGACGAAGCGGCAAACAATACCCAGGGCGATGTttccgacgaggaagatgaCGATATT CATGAAACTTCCAGCATGGGAAGCACCTGCACCGACAATACTTCGAACGGGAGTGAAAGTCAGATCAACCGCAAGAAGCGGAAACGATCGAAGAAAAAATCGGCCAAGGTGATGAAGCCGATCTTTAAATTTAGTTGCTTCGTTAAGGAAGACCACGGCCAGTCGCTCTTCGGATGCCTTTTCAACTACAATCTCAAGAACGGAGAGCTACCTACGTTTGCGACCGTTGGAAGCAATCGTGTCACGATTTACCAATGCGAACACGATGGGAAAATAACGCTGAAACAATGCTACGCAGATCCGGAT ACGGAGGAAGTGTTTTACACCTGCGCATGGTCTCATGATGTGGAAACGGGCAACCCATTGCTAGCCGCTGGTGGCCTACGGGGTGTACTAAGAGTATTCAACACGGCATCGCTTGAGGGACATAAATACTACATTGGGCACGGGCACGCCATCAACGAAGTAAAGTTCCATCCCAAGGAACCGTACCTGCTGATGTCCGCTAGCAAGGACCACTCGTTACGGCTGTGGAACACCAAGACGGATATTTGCATTGCCGTGTTCGGTGGCGTCGAGGGACATCGCGATGAGGTGCTGAGTTTCGATTTCGACATCCTGGGAACGCGGATCATGTCTTGCGGGATGGACCATTCGTTGAAGATGTGGCGTCTCGATAcggaaacgatgaaaaaagCCATCCAAAACAGTTACACCTTTAACGAGGCGAAAAATCTCTCCCGTTTCCCGTCGGTGAACGAACACTTTCCGGTATTTTCAACTAGGGACATCCACCGGAACTACGTCGATTGTGTGAGATGGATGGGCGATTTTGTGCTTTCCAAGTCGTGCCAGAACACGATTGTCTGTTGGAAACCGGGCCGGCTGGAAGATGTGGAGGTGAAAAATAACGAAACGAACACCACCGTGATCACTACGCTCGAGTACAGCGAGTGCATTATCTGGTTCGTACGGTTCTCGCTGGACTACTGGCAAAAGTATCTCGCGCTGGGTAACCAAACTGGGCGGATTTACATCTGGGAGTTAGACACCGACGATCCGGTGCATCCACGCTGTAGCACATTGTTTCACCCGAAATGTACTACACCCATCCGGCAAACGGCATTTTCCCGATCTGGAAACATACTTATTTGCGTCTGCGACGATGGAACCGTTTGGCGGTGGGATAAGATAAATAATAACTAG
- the LOC128710734 gene encoding translation initiation factor IF-2-like: protein MKIAFSLVMSVALVASLCTASPLLVTKHVVKKLVAKHQQPKTVTHAVVYTPVVAPHPVVAAPSLHAKLASTFGALLKHPLLQHPWLAKLTPGGVVEVYRKHVPSAAPYPAAVAPPVAVLDLPHEVEEHHTVTTVVAPPAPVHVPEPVHVPEPAPLPTPVPVVVPAPVYGVPAPTYGLPATSELSSSASSSSTSETSGADSAAKYVAVNLGARHEAPLPGYDHSVVLENLEPAPGTEGLTMLVPPVVSNELHNWNAEPVVLRGEDLLSSGYLRMADGPTVEGSSDGEARYIAINNGVRHEAPLPGYDHSIVIENLDTV, encoded by the exons ATGAAG ATCGCATTTAGCCTCGTGATGTCCGTGGCATTGGTGGCCTCGCTCTGCACGGCGAGCCCACTCTTGGTCACAAAGCATGTGGTGAAAAAGCTGGTCGCAAAGCATCAGCAACCCAAGACAGTGACGCACGCCGTCGTCTACACGCCCGTCGTGGCACCGCACCCGGTGGTTGCCGCACCATCCCTTCACGCAAAGCTCGCTAGCACTTTCGGTGCGCTGCTGAAGCACCCTCTGCTGCAACATCCCTGGCTGGCCAAACTTACGCCGGGTGGTGTCGTCGAGGTGTACCGCAAACATGTGCCTTCTGCCGCACCGTACCCTGCCGCCGTTGCTCCTCCCGTTGCCGTGCTGGATCTACCGCATGAAGTGGAAGAACATCATACGGTGACCACCGTGGTAGCTCCACCGGCACCTGTACACGTCCCGGAACCTGTGCACGTCCCAGAACCTGCACCCCTCCCAACACCAGTCCCCGTTGTTGTTCCGGCCCCGGTATACGGTGTCCCGGCACCGACCTACGGTCTGCCAGCTACCTCCGAGCTTTCATCGTCAGCATCTTCCAGCAGCACCTCGGAAACATCCGGTGCCGATAGTGCGGCGAAATATGTTGCCGTCAATCTGGGCGCACGGCACGAGGCTCCCCTGCCCGGTTACGATCATTCGGTTGTGCTCGAAAATCTAGAACCTGCCCCAGGCACCGAGGGCTTGACGATGTTGGTGCCACCGGTCGTTTCTAACGAGCTGCACAACTGGAACGCTGAACCGGTAGTGCTCAGAGGGGAGGATCTGCTATCATCCGGCTATCTGCGAATGGCCGACGGGCCGACGGTGGAAGGTTCCAGTGATGGGGAGGCACGGTACATCGCCATCAACAACGGCGTACGCCACGAAGCACCACTGCCCGGATACGATCATTCGATCGTGATCGAAAATCTCGACACCGTTTAG